The following proteins come from a genomic window of Paenibacillus spongiae:
- a CDS encoding 2-hydroxyacid dehydrogenase, which translates to MKPVVFIDKIVPAEVEAYIAEYCEIDKWTSEAPIPRDVLLNKLEKANGLLTSNARIDAELLEHSPQLQAVSSISVGYNHFDIAAMQRRGVIGTNTPHVLNDTVADLVLALMLGTARRVAELDCYVKEGRWKPGDGATLFGTDVHHASLGIIGMGRIGESIAKRARFGFDMDVSYYNRSRKPNVEEQLGVRYSPLNELLAESDFIVLMAPLNEATQRMIGRTQFQLMKPSAIFINASRGQTVDEEALIEALQEGWISAAGLDVYEKEPLDPAHPFLSMPNVLTLPHIGSATAKTRFDMGMLAAQNLVAALNGLTPPNLVEEFQ; encoded by the coding sequence GTGAAGCCAGTTGTTTTTATTGATAAAATCGTTCCTGCTGAGGTTGAAGCCTACATTGCCGAATATTGCGAGATCGACAAATGGACCTCCGAAGCCCCGATTCCCCGTGACGTTCTGCTGAATAAACTCGAGAAGGCAAACGGGCTGCTTACCTCAAACGCCAGAATCGATGCCGAGCTGCTGGAGCATTCGCCTCAACTCCAAGCCGTGAGCAGCATCAGCGTCGGATATAACCACTTTGATATCGCAGCTATGCAGCGGAGGGGCGTAATAGGCACGAATACGCCTCATGTGTTAAACGATACCGTGGCAGATCTGGTACTTGCCCTTATGCTGGGCACCGCCAGAAGAGTCGCCGAATTGGACTGTTACGTGAAAGAAGGACGATGGAAGCCTGGAGACGGCGCGACGTTGTTTGGTACGGATGTACATCACGCGTCTCTGGGGATCATCGGAATGGGCCGGATTGGCGAGAGCATCGCCAAGCGGGCGAGGTTCGGGTTCGATATGGATGTAAGCTACTACAATCGCAGCCGGAAGCCGAATGTCGAAGAGCAGCTGGGAGTCCGTTATTCACCGCTGAACGAGCTGCTGGCAGAATCCGATTTCATCGTATTGATGGCACCTCTTAATGAGGCGACGCAGCGAATGATCGGACGCACCCAATTTCAGCTCATGAAGCCGTCCGCAATCTTCATCAATGCTTCCCGCGGCCAAACCGTCGACGAGGAGGCGCTGATCGAGGCGCTGCAAGAAGGCTGGATCTCCGCGGCGGGACTGGATGTCTATGAGAAAGAACCGCTCGATCCTGCCCATCCCTTCCTGAGCATGCCGAATGTGCTCACGCTGCCGCATATCGGCTCTGCTACCGCTAAGACGAGATTCGATATGGGGATGCTCGCAGCCCAGAACCTGGTTGCCGCCTTAAACGGCTTAACACCGCCCAATTTGGTAGAAGAATTTCAATAG